One part of the Stigmatopora argus isolate UIUO_Sarg chromosome 8, RoL_Sarg_1.0, whole genome shotgun sequence genome encodes these proteins:
- the cks2 gene encoding cyclin-dependent kinases regulatory subunit 2 — MSSKGIRYSDKYNDDAFEYRHVVLPKQISKLVPSSHLMTEEEWRGLGVQQSQGWIHYMIHTPEPHILLFRRPLPRAT, encoded by the exons ATGTCTTCGAAAGGAATTCGCTACTCTGATAAATACAACGACGACGCCTTTGAGTACAG GCATGTGGTGTTACCGAAGCAAATTTCCAAACTGGTGCCCTCTTCGCATCTCATGACCGAAGAGGAGTGGCGAGGCCTCGGCGTGCAGCAGAGCCAAGGCTGGATCCACTACATGATCCACACACCAG AACCTCACATTTTGCTATTCAGAAGACCACTCCCACGTGCAACATAG